The Pedobacter ginsengisoli region ACAATGTTTGATGTTGATAATAAAGCCAAGTATTTAAATCAGGAATGGACACCTGATAAGGATCCATTTAGCGGCGATGGTATGAATGCTTATAATGACGGTCCTTTAGAAGATGGTTCGCAAATGGGGCCATTCTATGAGTTAGAAAGTGTATCGCCACCTACATTCTTAAAACCTGGAGAAAAGCATACGCACATGCACAGTGTATTTCATTTTATTGGAGAAAAGGCTGCTTTAAATGAGATTGCTAAAAAGGTGTTGGGGATCTCTTTAGATGAAATAGAAGGCACATTTAAATTATAATACTGAATATTATGTTTAGAACAGAAAATGGCAAGAGCTATCTTATGCCTTTTATATTCATATGCAGCTTGTTTTTATTGTGGGGTTTTGCACATGGACTGCTGGATGTGCTTGATAAGCATTTCCAGAATATTTTACATGTATCAAAAGCGGAATCGGGCTTTATACAATTTTCTTTGTACATCGGATACCTGGTAATGGCTGTGCCGGCAGGACTATTCATGAAACGGTTTGGTTATCAGAAAGGAATCATTTTAGGTCTGGTATTGTTTGCCATTGGTGCATTTCTGTTTTATCCAGCTGCAAAACTACAGGCATTTATTCCGTTTCTACTTGCTTTGTTTGTACTGGCATGTGGACTGGCTTGTCTGGAAACTGCCGCTAACCCTTATTCAACTATTTTAGGGCCAAAAGAATATGCCGCCAGAAGGATCAATATATCTCAATCTTTTAATGGATTGGGATGGATTTTAGGGCCATTAATGGGAGGACTGTTCATTTTTGGTACTGAACATACCCCTGGGGTAGATAAGTTTGATTCGCTTGTAAGGCCATATATGTTGGTAGGCGGAATTGTTGTGGTAGTTGCATTGGTTTTTATGCTGATCAAACTTCCTGAGGTTAAAGAAGCCAGTGAGACCGAGACTGCAGAAGACCCACCTATGCGCAATTTATTAAAACATCCGGCTTTTGTGTTGGCTGTAATTGCCCAATTTCTTTATGTAGCTGCTCAGACCGGAGTTAATTCATTCTTTATTAACTATGTAACCGAGACAATACCTAACGTAACAGGGCCGGTTCAAAATATAATGCAGCATTTAGGTTGGTTTGGCGAAGTATTTACACCTAAAAATCCTGAACAGGCCGCTTCTTTAATTCTTGCAATAGGAGGAATGGGGCTTTTCTGGATTGGTCGCTTATCAGGTTCATACATGATGAAATACCTGTCGCCACAAAAACTTCTTGGAATATATGCTGTGGTAAATACAGTGTTGGTATTTATAGTGTTGTTAGAAATAGGATGGTTCTCGGTAGTGGCACTGTTTCTTACTTACTTTTTTATGTCGATAATGTTTCCAACAATCTTTGCCTTAGGTGTATATGATTTGGGACCACTTACAAAAAAGGGAGCATCATTTTTAGTAATGGCTGTTGCAGGTGGTGCATTTTGTCCACCGGTTATGGGACTTATTGGCGACAATTTCGGCATGTCTATAGCCTTTGTAATACCAATGGTATGTTTCGCATTTATTGCATGGTACGCCATCAAAGGGATAGGGAAAAAAATAGAAGCAAAGAACATTGCTCTGCAACATCATTAACAGAGATTAAAATTATAGGCTGATGAAAAATAATGATAACAGACGGTCATTTATCAAGAAAGTAGCTATTGGAGGAATAGGGCTTACTGCTATGCCTTCAGTGTTGATGGCTGAAGCCAAGCAGAAGGATATTGAAGCATTGCAAGCATCGGCAAAACCCGACGCAAAGAGTGGCAAAAGAGGTTATAATAGCAGCTATAAAGAAGAACACCTGAGAAGGGTTGCCTTTCCGATAGGTGGTTTGGGTGCCGGTATGTTCTGTTTAGAAGGTAGCGGAGCCATATCTCATATGTCAATACGGAACAGGCCTGAGATTTTTCATGAACCCAATATGTTTGCTGCCATTGCAATAAAGGGGGAGAAAGTTGTAGCCAGAGTGCTGGAAGGACCGGTTGAGGAATGGAAGATGTTTGGTCAGCGCGGTACAGGGAATGGAGCTAGTGGCGCTAATTATGGATTGCCAAGATTTAATAGTACTGTATTTTCTGATCGGTTTCCATTTGCAACAATAGACCTTGAAGAAAAGGATATTCCTTTAAAGGCACAAATTATAGGTTGGAGTCCTTTTATCCCAACTGATGAAGACAATTCTGGTTTACCCGCTGGTGCTTTAGAATATAAATTCACTAATACAAGTAATGAAGTCATTGAGGCAGTATTTTCTTATAACTCCAGAAATTTTGTGTTGCAAGGCGGACAAAAAGGAGCGATTAAAAAAATGTCTAATGGCTTTGTACTCTCGCAAGAAGGAACAGAAGAGAAACCACATTTGAAAACTGATTTCGCCATTTTTACGAATGAACCTGCAACTGTAGATTATTGTTGGTTTAGAGGTGGATGGTTTGATCCGCTAACGATGGTTTGGAACACTATTAAAGAGGGGAAAGTTAAAAGCCAGGAGCCAGACTCAGATGCACCCGGTGCTTCATTATTTGTTCCGTTTAAACTCAATGCAGGAGAACAAAAAACAATCAGGCTCATGCTGGCCTGGTATGTGCCAGATTCGGATCTTCGTATTGGAGATATGGTTATTGATCCAAAAAAGA contains the following coding sequences:
- the fucP gene encoding L-fucose:H+ symporter permease, whose amino-acid sequence is MFRTENGKSYLMPFIFICSLFLLWGFAHGLLDVLDKHFQNILHVSKAESGFIQFSLYIGYLVMAVPAGLFMKRFGYQKGIILGLVLFAIGAFLFYPAAKLQAFIPFLLALFVLACGLACLETAANPYSTILGPKEYAARRINISQSFNGLGWILGPLMGGLFIFGTEHTPGVDKFDSLVRPYMLVGGIVVVVALVFMLIKLPEVKEASETETAEDPPMRNLLKHPAFVLAVIAQFLYVAAQTGVNSFFINYVTETIPNVTGPVQNIMQHLGWFGEVFTPKNPEQAASLILAIGGMGLFWIGRLSGSYMMKYLSPQKLLGIYAVVNTVLVFIVLLEIGWFSVVALFLTYFFMSIMFPTIFALGVYDLGPLTKKGASFLVMAVAGGAFCPPVMGLIGDNFGMSIAFVIPMVCFAFIAWYAIKGIGKKIEAKNIALQHH